The genome window GTGGCCGGCCGGCTTCAGCGAGATGCCGCCCGAGTCGTAGGTGATGCCCTTGCCGATGAACGCCAGGGTGCTCTTGGCCTTCGGGTGGGTGTAGGCGATCTTGACCAGCCGGGGCGGGTTGGCCGAGCCGTTGCCGACGCCCAGGATGCCGCCGAAGCCGCCCTTGGTCAGCGCCTTCTCGTCCAGCACCTCGACCTTGAGGCCGTGCTCCTTGCCGACCGACTGGGCGATGCTCGCGAAGGACTTCGGGTTCAGGTCGTTCGGCGGGGTGTTGACCAGGTCGCGGGCCCGGTTCATCTCCTCGCCCAGCACGGTGGCGCGCTCGATCGCGGCCTTGGCGTCCTTGCTGCCCTTGCGGCTGGTCAGCACGGTGAGCTCGCCGACCGGCTCCTTGCCGCCCTCGCCGGTGCGGTAGGCGGAGAAGTCGTAGGCACCCAGCAGGGCGCCGAGCGCGACCGCCTCGACCTCCTCGGCGGTCTCGGCGGGCAGCGCCAGACCGGCCTTCTTCGCCCCGGCCAGGGTGCGGCCGGCCACACCGGCGGCCCGGCGCAGCGTCTCGGCCGAGTAGGACTCGGCGGCCTCGCCCAGGCCGACGGCCAGCACGAAGCCCGCCTTGGCACCGCTGGGCGCCGGCAGCTTCACGGCCTCACCCTCGGCGCCGGTGGCGCCCAGGGTGCTGAGCAGGTCGGCCAGCCGGCCCTCGAACGCCTCGGTCACGGCCTCCGCGCCGGCGGCGACCACCAGGCCCTTGGGGCCCTTCGCCACGCCGACCACCAGGGCGTCCGCGCGCAGCGCGGTGGGGGAGGAGGTGCTCACAGACAGTGCAGTCACGTAATTGCGTCCTGTTCTTTCGCGGTCCACGGCCGGATGTGCGGCAGATGGCTACAAGCCCCAGCATGCTCCGTGGTGACGGCGCAGGGCTACGGTGCTCCAGGCATGGTAGTCCGCATGTTGGGATGGTGTGC of Kitasatospora viridis contains these proteins:
- a CDS encoding leucyl aminopeptidase — protein: MTALSVSTSSPTALRADALVVGVAKGPKGLVVAAGAEAVTEAFEGRLADLLSTLGATGAEGEAVKLPAPSGAKAGFVLAVGLGEAAESYSAETLRRAAGVAGRTLAGAKKAGLALPAETAEEVEAVALGALLGAYDFSAYRTGEGGKEPVGELTVLTSRKGSKDAKAAIERATVLGEEMNRARDLVNTPPNDLNPKSFASIAQSVGKEHGLKVEVLDEKALTKGGFGGILGVGNGSANPPRLVKIAYTHPKAKSTLAFIGKGITYDSGGISLKPAGHNETMKCDMAGAAAVFAAVVAAKRLGLAVNVTGWLALAENMPSGTATRPGDVLRMYGGKTVEVLNTDAEGRLVLADAIVRAGEEGPDAIVDVATLTGAMVLALGDRTFGVMGGTDEYRDKLHAVAGRAGEQSWPMPMPAEMRKGMDSPIADIANMGNRMGGGLVAGLFLKEFVAEGIDWAHLDIAGPAFHESAPFGYTPKGGTGSAVRTLVQLAAETAQG